The following coding sequences are from one Ctenopharyngodon idella isolate HZGC_01 chromosome 17, HZGC01, whole genome shotgun sequence window:
- the fabp7a gene encoding fatty acid binding protein 7, brain, a: protein MVDAFCATWKLVDSQNFDEYMKSLGVGFATRQVGNVTKPTIVISHEGDKVVIKTLSTFKNTEISFKLGEEFDETTADDRHVKSTVTLEGDNLVHVQRWDGKETKFVREIKDGKMIMTLNFEGVQAVRTYEKA from the exons ATGGTTGATGCATTTTGTGCAACTTGGAAACTGGTTGACAGCCAGAACTTTGATGAATACATGAAATCACTGG GTGTTGGTTTTGCCACTAGGCAAGTAGGCAATGTTACCAAACCTACAATTGTCATCAGTCATGAGGGTGACAAAGTTGTCATAAAGACGCTGAGCACCTTCAAAAATACTGAGATTTCCTTCAAACTGGGAGAGGAGTTTGACGAAACCACAGCAGACGACAGACATGTAAAG TCCACTGTAACCTTGGAAGGAGACAATCTTGTCCACGTCCAGAGGTGGGACGGCAAGGAGACTAAGTTCGTTAGAGAAATCAAGGATGGTAAAATGATCATG ACCTTGAACTTTGAGGGCGTGCAGGCTGTCCGCACATATGAAAAGGCATAA